The following is a genomic window from Streptomyces lincolnensis.
GACGGGTCGTCAATTGCTCCGGGTCGTCAATTGGTCGTACGGGGACGAGTTCGGGGTGCTCGGTGGGTGCCCGGCGCCGGGGCGGGGCCGGATTGGCAGGCGGAGCACCAGTAGGTGGGGCGTTCGCGGGAGCCGTCGCCCTGGTCGGCCACGCTGATCGGGGTGTGGCAGCGGAGGCAGGGGCGGGGTGCGCGGCCGTAGACGAACAGGTCCTGGCCGCGGCGGCCCGTGGTGGTGCGGATCGGGCGGTCGCGGTTGGCTTCCAGGAGTTTCTTGGCCAGAGCGGGGAGGTGGGCGGCGCGGTCGGCGGGGAGGACGCCGATGGGCAGCCACGGGGTGACGCCGAGGAGGAAGCAGAGCTCGCTCTTGTAGACGTTGCCGATTCCGGCGAGATTGCGCTGGTCGAGCAGGGCCTCGCCGAGGGGGCGGGCGGGGTCGGCGAGGAGGTTCGTCAGGGCGCGCTCCGGGTCCCAGTCCGGTCCGAGGAGGTCGGGGCCCAAGTGGCCGACGGCACGGTGTTCGTCGGTGGTGCGCAGAAGTTCAAGTACGGGCAGGCGGTAGCCGACGGCCGTGCGGTCGGCGGTGCCGAGGACCGCGCGGATCTGGTGGGCCGGGCCGCCGGTCCAGCGCTGGTGGGGGGCGTACACCTTCCAGGAGCCGTCCATCCGCAGGTGCGAGTGGAGGGTCAGGCCGCCCTCGACGCGAGTGAGGAGGTGTTTGCCGCGGGGCGTGACGTCCAGGACGGTGCGGCCCGTGAGGTCGGCCGTGGCGTACCTCGGGACCCGCAGGTCGCTGCGGGTCAGCACCTTGCCCGCGAGGGCGTTGTCGAGCCGCCTCGCGGCCTGCCAGACCGTGTCACCTTCGGGCATGGGTCAAGGGTGGCACGGGGGCGGGGCCTCTTTGCCTTTTGCGCCTTCGGCCTCTCGCTCGTCGTGTCCGGTTCACGCTCGTAGGCGCAGGCCGCGTGGGGTGGCGATGAAACCCGCTCCTTCCAGGAGGGCGCCGAGGGGGGAGGTGAGGGCCGAGGCGCCGTTGACGCGCTCCACCGTGACCGTGCCGAGAGAACCGGCCTTGGCGGCCGTGGCGAGGGCTTCGGCCGCTGCCTGGAGACGGGGGTCGGCGGTGGGGTCCTCGTCGGGTGCGGTGGGCCAGGCCAGGAGGGTCTTGCCGCCGCGTTCCATGTAGAGCGTCAGTTCGCCGTCGACCAGGACGACCAGGGAGCCCGCCTTGCGGCCCGGCTTGTGCCCGGCGCCGGTGGGGGGCTCCGGCCAGGGGAGGGCGGCACCGTAGGCGTTGGCGGGGTCGGCGGCGGCCAGGACGGTGGCTCGGGAGGCCGGGGTGGAACGGAGGCCGGTTCGGCGGTCGGTGGGGAGGCCGTTTCCGGGGGAGCTGTAGGGGGCGTACGGGTTCTGGGTGTCGTACTGGCCGGATGCGGGGCCGTTCGGCGGGTGGAAGTCGCGGGGGGAGACCCACTCGCTCGGTGTGGTGGGGGAGGGGGGCCAGTCGTCACCGAAGGCGGGGTCGAGAGCGGGGGCGTACGGGTTCGTGGTGGCGTCGGCCGGGGCCGGGCCGTTGGTGTCGAAGGGGTCGGGGATGCCGTCGCCCTGGGGCGGTGCCGGAAGGGGTTCGCCGCGGTCGCGGGCGTTCGCCGCCGCACGCAGGCGGTCGACCGCGCCGTCCATCGCGAACTGGGCGGCACCGAGTCCCTCGACCACATAGCCGCGACGGGCCTGACCGCTGTCCTCGAAGGCGGACAGGATGCGGTACACCGCCGAGAAACCGCCCTCGATGCCCTCCGCGGAGACCGCTCCCCGGGTCACCACGCCGTGCCGGTCGAGGAGGACGCGGGCCAGGGCGTGGGCGCGGAGCGTGGGGTCGGCGTCGCGCTCGGGGAGCAGGGACCAGCGACCGGCGACGGTCGGAGGGCCGGTGCGGGAGGCGGGGCGGGCGGCGGCCGTGAGGGAGCCGTAGCGGCCGCGTGGGACGGTGCGCTTGGCGCGGTGGGCGGTGGAGCCCGCGGTGCGGCCCGAGCCGAGCAGGGCGCGCATGGGGGCGAGCGTGTCGTTCGTGAGCCGTCCCGACCAGGCCAGATCCCAGATGACGTCGGCCAGTTGGGGATCGGTGGCGTCTGGATGGGTGGTGGCACGGACCTGGTCGGCGATCTGGCGGAAGAACAGGCCGTAGCCGCCGGACAGGGCGTCCAGGACGGACTGGTGAAGTGCCGTCAGCTCCAGGGGGTGGGGCGGAGGGAGGAGCAGGGGGGCCGCGTCCGCCACGTAGAGGGAGACCCAGCCGTCCTTGCCGGGGAGGGCTCCGGCGCCTGCC
Proteins encoded in this region:
- a CDS encoding Fpg/Nei family DNA glycosylase; the encoded protein is MPEGDTVWQAARRLDNALAGKVLTRSDLRVPRYATADLTGRTVLDVTPRGKHLLTRVEGGLTLHSHLRMDGSWKVYAPHQRWTGGPAHQIRAVLGTADRTAVGYRLPVLELLRTTDEHRAVGHLGPDLLGPDWDPERALTNLLADPARPLGEALLDQRNLAGIGNVYKSELCFLLGVTPWLPIGVLPADRAAHLPALAKKLLEANRDRPIRTTTGRRGQDLFVYGRAPRPCLRCHTPISVADQGDGSRERPTYWCSACQSGPAPAPGTHRAPRTRPRTTN